One segment of Candidatus Sericytochromatia bacterium DNA contains the following:
- a CDS encoding PT domain-containing protein, protein MTSTKNDNAFRTITLRAVGRALLLSSLFATAACSPNAGRAQLVTVPGAKVADVERFEQEQHGENHPNAVEHLLDESSADRTLQAIPTAQIKPANELMITDLGVVEDKLRAAPGGAWHFGTLMRKMAGKQNPAVFTLNWLRTWESNQAINGDVAAARGKIRRTVIAPWLKASGGQSLDLAKAPFRLLAIVNRIDLRKPGNAGEGRFVYGLTDSLGNSLPFTVIFEYGIPLSVAGSPERWATRWHALAGQTPGTPAFNQTLQGITDAFSNANADPSKPNGSSLNQLRTNENALNFTWELREFQISAASGMLRQVSVKQSPKQSLNNSAELANFVKANQTAVENGKHIVPNALLGSASSTEVGQWKVPGVSEKARKGLAIATCIGCHQSETNTPFLHVNLRAAGQAATVSEFVQTKEFPARSQDMASLLTSSATGVSPKPTVVPTVKPTVTPTAKPTVAPTAKPMVAPTVKPSIKSTPAPKRR, encoded by the coding sequence ATGACCAGCACCAAGAACGACAACGCGTTTCGGACCATCACCCTGCGGGCGGTCGGCCGCGCGCTGTTGCTGTCCAGCCTGTTCGCCACCGCGGCCTGCAGCCCCAACGCCGGGCGCGCCCAGCTGGTCACGGTCCCTGGCGCCAAGGTGGCCGATGTTGAGCGTTTCGAGCAGGAGCAACACGGCGAAAACCATCCCAACGCAGTGGAACACCTGCTCGACGAATCGTCCGCCGACCGCACCCTGCAGGCCATTCCCACGGCGCAGATCAAGCCGGCCAACGAACTGATGATCACCGACCTTGGCGTGGTGGAGGACAAGCTGCGCGCGGCGCCCGGAGGAGCCTGGCACTTTGGCACGCTGATGCGCAAGATGGCCGGAAAGCAAAACCCCGCCGTCTTCACCCTGAACTGGCTGCGCACCTGGGAAAGCAATCAGGCCATCAACGGCGACGTCGCCGCGGCCCGCGGCAAAATCCGCCGGACCGTGATCGCCCCCTGGCTGAAGGCCAGCGGCGGGCAAAGCCTCGACCTCGCCAAGGCCCCCTTCCGGTTGCTGGCGATCGTCAACCGCATCGACCTGCGCAAGCCCGGCAATGCCGGCGAGGGCCGCTTCGTATACGGCCTGACCGACAGCCTTGGCAATTCCCTGCCCTTCACCGTGATTTTCGAGTACGGCATTCCGCTCAGCGTGGCCGGCTCCCCGGAGCGCTGGGCCACCCGCTGGCACGCCCTCGCCGGACAGACCCCCGGAACGCCCGCCTTCAATCAGACGCTGCAAGGCATCACGGATGCCTTCAGCAACGCCAACGCCGACCCCTCCAAGCCGAATGGCAGCAGCCTCAACCAGCTGCGCACGAACGAGAATGCGCTCAACTTCACCTGGGAACTGCGGGAATTTCAAATTTCGGCCGCCTCCGGCATGTTGCGCCAGGTGAGCGTGAAGCAGTCGCCGAAACAATCGCTCAACAACTCGGCCGAACTCGCCAATTTCGTCAAGGCCAACCAGACGGCTGTTGAAAACGGTAAGCACATCGTTCCGAACGCCCTGCTCGGCAGCGCCTCCTCCACCGAAGTCGGCCAGTGGAAGGTGCCTGGCGTCTCGGAGAAAGCGCGCAAAGGCCTGGCGATCGCCACCTGCATCGGCTGCCACCAGTCGGAAACCAACACCCCCTTCCTCCACGTGAACCTGCGTGCTGCCGGTCAGGCCGCCACCGTCTCCGAGTTCGTGCAAACCAAGGAGTTCCCTGCCCGCAGCCAGGATATGGCCAGCCTCCTGACCTCAAGCGCCACGGGGGTCAGCCCCAAGCCGACCGTGGTCCCCACGGTGAAGCCGACGGTCACCCCCACCGCGAAACCAACGGTCGCCCCCACCGCGAAACCAATGGTCGCCCCCACGGTGAAGCCGAGCATCAAATCCACCCCGGCACCGAAACGCCGCTGA
- a CDS encoding BTAD domain-containing putative transcriptional regulator — MNDVDWFLDSLVTPPAAPAEVMPARWLRPFADWAPLQVLTAGHGSGKTVALRHCHDAVPASHLKVWLSLEGGDWDTVGLFRTLLHGIRQKVPGFGEGLLGRLVGPGLEARGIWLALTQELQTYAIAGLVVLLDDVHVLDGEADVWLASLVHLLARRPPHLRGVIASRRHLNLGLSKLEAQGIARILGPQALHWQPEEVADWLTRRGGDQPALNALAERLEGWPLGLILLTRGHQAPESAFEAAAGPTAIAAYLAEDVYAACAPEQRTFLRRLALLTTITPAAAHVLCPELEVEGLLAQAERAHLIQRLEGGLRFRFPAYLHDFLRVELTRCEHPDQLRQWHRQLMTAHISWQQPEEAFSHALAADAWGEAMAAAHQIFPAMRYDGRIDTIARRLSAFPENAAQNLPLWWLWRGHVLAHTGDYDSARQAYLVALQHSEAGNQQALCAKLQVVLANLALNTGDDEGLRSRLTAAQRLQTAGWEEDRVDLALLQAALAEREGDLVRMQHENEAVLAVPCGTNVELIASHGIALRNLFSLAYHRGDRVLGLRHLDAMVAHATSHRLPAYRLFAEFMRALLHLEEGEAALADQFFRSLPTDWQEQLDWFDRSMARIALAEWHTAHGRWLEGERELKLSQLALADAGMREGSLVPLERLIWLRLRHGGAGDIEDVLLQAGEGALLSEGGWPSLNLHGAGLMLAVARSWQQRGEASRAEVAYQALGDRLAQLSALGYAARARLLQASACLAQGKREAAHEAYTAARRLSVGSLQATCPDRAVWLELAPLLAAESLSAQPSPPPDSVGLPAESGHPRQAGALPTPEMSTPPESPAPGALPPGTRQSLELRGLGTFEVRVDGIRIEAWPRKRAQHLLQALLLYPRGLTRPALAEAIGEQSADGLRTAWSALRKILEPDLGARAPSRFLYSDDERCGLVLEQISYCDVHAFEKAVTEAARLEATDPSAAAGCYSEAVRHVRGPLQGGESFSAEREAIAGRARAAWLWLVEYHQRRGDGRAAESVLQDASSVAPDDEAICLALMKHHHQQARTDRVRLTYWDFRKALNTLQGLKPSEELERFYRELSA, encoded by the coding sequence GTGAACGACGTTGATTGGTTCCTCGATTCACTGGTGACGCCACCCGCAGCGCCTGCGGAGGTGATGCCAGCACGCTGGCTGCGACCATTCGCGGATTGGGCGCCACTGCAGGTGCTGACCGCGGGCCACGGCTCAGGCAAAACGGTGGCGCTGCGCCATTGCCACGACGCGGTTCCGGCTTCTCATCTCAAGGTCTGGCTGTCGCTCGAAGGGGGCGACTGGGACACGGTGGGATTGTTCCGGACCCTTCTTCACGGAATCCGGCAAAAGGTGCCAGGATTTGGCGAGGGCCTGCTGGGTCGTCTGGTGGGCCCGGGCCTGGAGGCCCGGGGCATCTGGCTGGCCCTCACCCAGGAACTCCAGACCTATGCCATTGCAGGCTTGGTGGTGTTGTTGGATGATGTCCACGTCCTGGACGGAGAAGCAGACGTCTGGCTGGCCAGCCTGGTCCACCTGCTGGCCCGCCGCCCCCCGCACCTGCGCGGCGTGATCGCCTCGCGCCGCCATCTGAACCTGGGCCTCTCCAAGCTGGAGGCCCAGGGTATTGCGAGAATCCTGGGCCCTCAGGCCTTGCATTGGCAGCCTGAAGAGGTGGCGGACTGGTTGACACGACGGGGGGGCGACCAACCGGCTTTGAATGCCCTGGCAGAGCGGCTGGAGGGTTGGCCCCTGGGGCTAATCCTGCTCACGCGCGGACATCAGGCTCCTGAGTCCGCCTTTGAGGCCGCCGCGGGCCCCACGGCGATCGCCGCCTACCTGGCTGAAGACGTCTACGCCGCCTGCGCCCCGGAACAGCGGACCTTTTTACGTCGGCTGGCGCTGCTCACCACCATCACGCCGGCGGCGGCCCACGTGTTGTGCCCCGAGTTGGAGGTGGAAGGGCTGCTGGCGCAGGCCGAACGCGCCCACCTGATTCAACGCCTGGAGGGTGGGCTGCGTTTCCGCTTTCCCGCCTATTTGCACGACTTTCTGCGTGTGGAGCTGACCCGCTGCGAGCATCCGGACCAGCTGCGACAGTGGCACCGGCAGCTCATGACCGCCCACATCAGCTGGCAACAACCCGAAGAAGCCTTCTCGCACGCGCTGGCGGCAGATGCCTGGGGCGAGGCGATGGCAGCGGCCCACCAGATTTTCCCGGCCATGCGCTACGACGGCCGGATCGACACGATCGCCCGGCGCCTGAGCGCCTTTCCGGAAAACGCCGCCCAGAATCTTCCGCTCTGGTGGCTGTGGCGCGGCCACGTGCTGGCGCATACCGGGGATTACGACTCAGCCCGTCAGGCCTACCTGGTCGCGCTTCAGCACAGTGAGGCGGGAAACCAGCAGGCCCTGTGCGCCAAGTTGCAAGTGGTGCTGGCGAACCTGGCCCTGAACACGGGAGACGACGAGGGGCTCCGGTCACGCCTGACCGCGGCTCAGCGCTTGCAAACGGCGGGTTGGGAGGAAGACCGGGTCGATCTGGCGTTGCTGCAGGCGGCGCTCGCGGAGCGCGAGGGAGACCTCGTGCGCATGCAACACGAAAACGAAGCCGTCCTGGCAGTGCCCTGCGGCACGAATGTGGAGCTGATCGCCAGCCACGGCATCGCCCTGCGCAACCTCTTCAGCCTCGCCTATCACCGGGGTGATCGCGTGCTCGGCCTGCGCCACCTCGACGCCATGGTGGCGCACGCCACCAGCCACCGCCTGCCGGCCTACCGTCTCTTCGCGGAGTTCATGCGGGCCCTGCTTCACCTGGAAGAGGGCGAGGCCGCCCTGGCGGACCAGTTCTTCCGAAGTCTCCCCACGGATTGGCAGGAACAGCTGGACTGGTTCGATCGCAGCATGGCCCGGATCGCGCTGGCCGAGTGGCACACCGCCCACGGGCGCTGGCTGGAGGGGGAACGGGAACTCAAGCTGTCACAGCTGGCACTGGCCGATGCCGGAATGCGGGAGGGCAGCCTGGTCCCGCTGGAGCGTCTCATCTGGCTTCGTCTGCGCCACGGCGGGGCCGGTGATATCGAGGACGTGTTGCTCCAGGCAGGCGAAGGGGCGCTGTTGAGCGAGGGGGGCTGGCCGTCTCTGAACCTCCACGGGGCCGGGCTCATGCTGGCCGTCGCGCGCAGCTGGCAGCAGCGCGGAGAGGCGTCCCGGGCCGAGGTGGCCTATCAGGCGCTGGGCGATCGCCTCGCGCAACTGTCGGCCCTGGGCTATGCCGCTAGGGCACGCTTGCTGCAAGCCAGCGCCTGCCTGGCCCAAGGAAAACGCGAAGCGGCCCACGAGGCCTACACAGCGGCCCGTCGTCTCAGCGTGGGCTCGCTCCAGGCCACCTGCCCGGACCGGGCCGTGTGGCTGGAGTTGGCACCACTTCTGGCCGCCGAAAGCCTCTCGGCGCAACCCTCCCCACCACCCGACTCGGTCGGGCTACCGGCGGAGTCGGGGCACCCCCGCCAAGCAGGAGCGCTGCCGACACCCGAAATGTCCACACCGCCGGAAAGTCCGGCACCGGGCGCCCTCCCCCCTGGGACACGCCAGTCCCTGGAACTCCGAGGGCTCGGCACTTTCGAGGTTCGCGTCGACGGCATTCGCATCGAAGCCTGGCCCAGAAAGCGAGCGCAGCACTTGCTGCAAGCCTTGTTGCTGTATCCCAGAGGGCTGACGCGCCCGGCGCTGGCGGAAGCCATCGGTGAGCAATCGGCCGACGGGCTGCGAACCGCCTGGTCGGCCCTGCGCAAGATTCTGGAGCCGGACCTCGGTGCGCGGGCTCCCTCGCGTTTTCTGTATTCCGACGACGAGCGCTGCGGCCTGGTGCTGGAGCAGATCAGCTACTGTGATGTTCACGCCTTCGAAAAGGCCGTGACGGAAGCGGCCCGACTGGAAGCCACAGACCCCTCGGCGGCTGCCGGATGCTACAGCGAAGCCGTTCGCCATGTCCGGGGCCCCCTGCAGGGGGGAGAAAGCTTCTCCGCTGAGCGGGAAGCGATCGCCGGCCGTGCACGGGCCGCGTGGCTCTGGCTGGTGGAGTATCACCAGCGCCGCGGCGATGGGCGTGCTGCCGAGTCGGTGTTGCAGGATGCAAGCAGCGTGGCGCCTGATGACGAAGCGATCTGCCTGGCCTTGATGAAACACCACCATCAGCAGGCGCGCACGGATCGCGTGAGGTTGACCTACTGGGACTTCCGCAAAGCGCTCAACACCCTGCAAGGTCTCAAGCCCTCGGAGGAACTCGAGCGCTTCTACCGCGAGCTAAGTGCCTGA